The Spirosoma radiotolerans genome has a window encoding:
- a CDS encoding ABC transporter permease, giving the protein MEPTQQNTSPPKWLDKWLNKLVAPHLREEVLGDLHERYALRVKRLGERRARLTYWREVLAYVRPSIIKRKPSVYPNPRHTDMLRNYLKIAWRNLLKQKGYSFINIAGLSVGMAVAMLIGLWIHHEYSYDRFLPSFQQLYQVRRNFNSNGDTLTFTSTSLKLANALRNQIPEIEHVAESDYMGSHGLKVGDKKIYLRGAQIGGDFLNMFHYPLLEGEAGMALKDPYSIVLTESTAKALFGSENAMGKIVRFDNQNDLKVTGILQDLPTNSSLQFNYLVPFSYYEATVNDVRMARSGSFGDNSYQLFVKLKPGVSYAQIAGKIALIEHTERNNLNAMNSVVILQPLQNWHLYSTYTNGKETGGFIEYVRMFSIIGVLVVLIACINFVNLTTARSAKRAKEVGIRKSVGSLRQQLISQFLTESFLLTVVAFLFSLLLVQLLLPVFNALIDGHLAIPYANAGFWTAMLGCLLITALLAGSLPAFYLSSFQPVKVLKGTMQVGKSASWPRKVLVVAQFSCSIALILSAVIVFKQIQFAKNRPTGYNVNRLLMTNMNSELGQNFTILKDELIKKGIAENVSQSSSPATEIWWHSDLDKWPGKSAGETVEMGIIRVADDYFKTVGMTLVQGRDFSGENDTTSVILNEAAIRRFRLLNPVDQLITWQGRPLRIVGVAKDALMESPFAKADPTMFVCTPGPLNVLLYRIAPRLATQDALTQMTALFNKHNPSYAYSYQFADVSYAAKFKLESLIGKLAGIFAGLAIFISCLGLFGLASFMAERRTKEIGVRKVLGASILNVWGLLCKEFIYLVGIAFILATPIAYYLLSNWLQKYEYRTELSWWIFALTGIGALAVTLLTVSFQSIKAALLDPVKSLRIE; this is encoded by the coding sequence ATGGAACCTACCCAACAAAATACATCACCGCCCAAATGGCTCGATAAGTGGCTCAACAAGCTGGTGGCTCCTCACCTGCGGGAAGAAGTGCTCGGGGACCTGCATGAACGCTACGCGCTGCGGGTGAAGCGACTGGGCGAACGCAGGGCCCGCCTTACCTACTGGCGCGAAGTGCTAGCCTACGTGCGACCCTCTATCATCAAGCGTAAACCATCCGTATACCCTAATCCAAGACATACAGACATGCTACGAAACTATTTGAAAATTGCCTGGCGCAACCTACTTAAGCAAAAGGGCTACTCGTTCATCAACATTGCGGGGCTATCGGTTGGCATGGCGGTTGCCATGCTCATTGGCCTGTGGATACACCATGAGTACTCGTATGACCGGTTTCTTCCCAGCTTTCAGCAACTGTATCAGGTAAGACGAAATTTTAACAGCAATGGCGACACGCTCACCTTTACGTCGACATCGCTTAAGCTAGCCAATGCCCTGCGCAATCAGATTCCAGAAATTGAACACGTCGCCGAAAGCGATTATATGGGATCTCATGGACTCAAGGTAGGCGACAAAAAGATTTACTTACGCGGTGCCCAAATTGGGGGCGACTTTCTGAACATGTTTCACTATCCACTGCTCGAAGGAGAGGCTGGTATGGCGCTGAAAGACCCCTATTCAATTGTACTGACCGAATCGACAGCCAAAGCGCTTTTTGGAAGCGAAAACGCAATGGGGAAGATTGTGCGCTTTGACAATCAGAACGACTTAAAAGTAACGGGTATTCTGCAAGATCTACCCACCAACTCATCGCTGCAGTTTAACTACCTCGTTCCGTTCAGTTATTATGAAGCAACAGTAAACGACGTGCGAATGGCGCGCAGCGGAAGCTTTGGCGATAACTCATATCAACTCTTCGTTAAACTCAAACCCGGCGTATCCTACGCGCAGATAGCTGGCAAAATCGCGCTGATTGAACATACGGAGAGGAATAATCTCAATGCCATGAATTCGGTGGTTATCCTGCAACCTTTACAAAATTGGCATCTGTACTCAACGTATACGAACGGGAAAGAAACGGGTGGATTCATTGAATACGTACGGATGTTTAGCATCATTGGCGTTCTGGTCGTCCTGATTGCCTGCATCAACTTTGTCAATCTGACTACCGCCCGTTCTGCCAAGCGAGCAAAAGAAGTGGGCATCAGAAAATCAGTTGGTTCGCTACGGCAGCAGCTCATCAGCCAATTTCTGACGGAATCATTCCTGCTTACGGTAGTGGCCTTCTTGTTTTCATTGCTCTTAGTACAACTCCTGCTGCCAGTATTCAACGCGTTGATTGATGGTCACCTAGCTATTCCTTACGCAAACGCAGGGTTCTGGACGGCTATGCTAGGCTGCCTCTTGATTACGGCTTTGCTGGCCGGTAGTTTACCTGCCTTTTATCTGTCCTCCTTTCAGCCCGTAAAGGTTCTGAAAGGCACGATGCAAGTAGGGAAATCCGCTTCCTGGCCTCGCAAAGTGTTGGTGGTCGCGCAGTTTAGTTGCTCCATTGCCTTGATACTGAGTGCCGTTATCGTTTTCAAGCAAATTCAATTCGCAAAGAATAGGCCGACTGGGTATAATGTGAACCGACTGCTGATGACCAACATGAACAGTGAGTTAGGTCAGAATTTCACTATTCTAAAAGACGAGTTAATCAAAAAAGGGATTGCTGAAAATGTCTCACAGTCATCGAGCCCGGCTACCGAAATCTGGTGGCATTCCGATTTAGACAAATGGCCCGGCAAAAGTGCGGGTGAGACGGTAGAAATGGGGATTATTCGGGTTGCCGATGACTATTTCAAAACCGTAGGCATGACGTTAGTGCAGGGCCGGGATTTTAGCGGTGAAAACGACACAACCAGCGTTATCCTCAACGAAGCAGCCATCAGGCGGTTTCGATTGCTGAATCCCGTTGATCAGCTCATCACCTGGCAAGGTAGACCACTAAGGATTGTCGGCGTAGCGAAAGATGCCTTAATGGAATCGCCCTTTGCCAAAGCTGATCCAACTATGTTCGTCTGTACACCTGGCCCGCTCAACGTTCTGTTATACCGTATCGCTCCTCGTCTGGCAACGCAGGACGCTCTCACACAGATGACGGCTCTGTTCAATAAACACAATCCGTCTTATGCTTACAGTTACCAGTTTGCCGATGTGAGCTATGCCGCTAAGTTTAAACTGGAATCGCTGATTGGAAAACTGGCTGGCATTTTCGCGGGTCTGGCCATTTTTATCTCCTGCCTGGGTTTATTTGGTCTGGCATCGTTCATGGCCGAGCGACGTACGAAGGAGATTGGGGTTCGCAAAGTGCTGGGAGCCTCGATACTCAATGTCTGGGGGCTGTTGTGTAAAGAATTTATTTATCTGGTTGGTATCGCCTTTATCCTGGCCACGCCAATCGCGTACTACCTGCTCTCGAACTGGCTGCAGAAGTACGAATACCGCACGGAACTGTCGTGGTGGATCTTCGCCCTGACGGGAATAGGCGCTCTGGCGGTTACGTTGCTCACGGTCAGTTTTCAAAGCATCAAAGCGGCCTTACTGGACCCAGTGAAGAGTTTGCGCATTGAGTAA
- a CDS encoding PadR family transcriptional regulator, giving the protein MRRSDLGEFEEVVLLAVAALSPTAYSVVIAEELEQETGNSVSTGAVHAALQRLEQKGYLTSLLGEATAERGGRRKRLFTVTPLGGRVLSEVRAVRNRLWDRIVPQTILKWS; this is encoded by the coding sequence ATGCGTCGGAGTGATTTAGGCGAATTTGAAGAGGTGGTTTTGCTGGCAGTGGCGGCCCTTTCGCCGACGGCGTATTCGGTGGTGATTGCGGAAGAGCTGGAGCAGGAAACGGGCAACTCGGTCAGTACGGGAGCTGTTCATGCGGCCCTTCAGCGGCTGGAACAGAAAGGCTATCTGACTTCGCTGTTGGGTGAAGCAACCGCTGAGCGGGGTGGGCGACGCAAACGCCTGTTTACCGTTACGCCCTTGGGCGGCCGGGTACTGAGCGAGGTACGGGCCGTTCGGAATCGGTTGTGGGATCGTATTGTCCCACAAACCATACTGAAGTGGAGCTAA
- a CDS encoding efflux RND transporter permease subunit, with product MFAEIFINRPVTAIVASIVIVVMGVLALLSLPVSQYPDITPPVVQVTGTYTGADAQTVEQTVATPIETQVNGTPGMDYVQTNATNDGRMTMNVTFKVGTDVNIAALDVQNRVGIAQPQLPQEVTRLGVVVRKRNPSLFMLVAMYSPKGTHNVSFLDNYTNIYIRDALLRVPGVGDIFSRADDFSMRIWIKPDRLAQLGLTPDDVVAALQEQNLQVAGGSVGASPQPASQAFEYSVFTNSRLSKEDDFRKIIVRSDPSKGSLVYLSDVARVQLGKFSYASNSFVDGKRASYLLVYQLPGSNALETAKGVYAAMDNLKKTFPKDIEYVVPFESVSVIQVSIGEVVETLLEALGLVILVVFLFLQSWRATLITLLAIPVSIVGTFALFVPLGFTINTLTLFAFVLAIGIVVDDAIVVVEAVQVNIDKGMTPKEATREAMREISAPVIAIALILAAVFVPVGFIPGIVGRLYQQFAITIAVSVLISAFVALSLTPALCTLLLRPMHIDEKATGLNKFFYKFNQWFERVTTAYSNGVQRLIKATPLVIVGLIVVYVGTGLLFRAKPTGFIPTEDEGRLIVTYEIPEAASTTRSLEVLNKVMGILKQQPYVAHFAALGGLNAITFASKSNSGTVFMQLKPWEERKERNMQADSLVVKLQKALAGLNDARPQVLQPPAIPGLGQSSGFTFEIQQRESNDDVRAFDNVVQNFLVEANKRPEISRAFTYFTAKSPAYRVDVDRDKCKKLGISVSSVYTTMQTLLGSQYVNDFIIYGRKFRVVAQADTMYRADIKALNQYYVRNGAGQLVPISTVIKTSVIENAPLISHFNLFRSVELNGGAKPGYSTSQANDALREVAAKVLPAGYAYDFGGLSREEINAGSSSIYIFMLSIGFVFLFLAALYESWSVPFSVLLSVPIGALGAITALIIFPYLTNNVYAQIGLITLIGLAAKNAILIVEFAKERVDKGEDLLESTIEAVRLRLRPILMTSLAFILGVFPLALATGAGGVARATIGRTVLGGMLAATSLAIFVVPVLYVAISKLAYGKKGLEKLKENAKKDEKPQEPARPVAQAVPANGQNHD from the coding sequence ATGTTCGCAGAAATATTTATAAATCGGCCAGTTACCGCCATCGTCGCGTCTATCGTGATCGTTGTCATGGGCGTACTGGCCCTGTTAAGCTTACCTGTCAGCCAGTATCCGGACATTACACCCCCGGTGGTTCAGGTAACCGGCACCTATACCGGAGCCGATGCCCAAACGGTGGAACAAACCGTTGCCACCCCTATTGAAACCCAGGTGAATGGTACACCAGGTATGGACTATGTGCAGACCAACGCTACCAATGACGGTCGGATGACCATGAACGTGACGTTCAAAGTGGGCACCGACGTAAACATTGCCGCCCTCGATGTGCAGAACCGCGTCGGTATTGCACAGCCGCAATTGCCCCAGGAAGTTACCCGTCTTGGTGTTGTGGTTCGTAAACGGAACCCATCGCTGTTTATGCTGGTGGCTATGTATTCGCCAAAAGGAACCCACAATGTGTCGTTCCTGGATAACTACACCAACATTTATATCCGGGATGCGCTGTTGCGGGTGCCGGGTGTGGGGGATATTTTCAGCCGGGCCGACGATTTCAGTATGCGGATCTGGATCAAACCAGACCGGCTGGCACAGTTAGGCCTGACACCCGATGATGTGGTAGCCGCTTTACAGGAACAAAACTTGCAGGTTGCCGGTGGGTCTGTGGGCGCGTCGCCCCAGCCAGCGTCCCAGGCTTTTGAATACTCAGTTTTTACCAATAGCCGACTCAGTAAGGAAGACGACTTTCGGAAGATTATCGTCCGCAGCGATCCGTCCAAAGGATCGTTGGTTTATCTGTCAGACGTAGCCCGGGTGCAATTGGGCAAGTTCTCCTACGCCAGTAACTCATTTGTTGATGGCAAACGCGCTTCGTATCTGCTTGTGTATCAGTTGCCGGGCAGTAATGCGCTTGAAACAGCGAAGGGCGTTTATGCAGCCATGGACAACCTGAAAAAGACCTTCCCCAAAGATATTGAATACGTAGTGCCGTTCGAATCGGTATCGGTTATTCAGGTATCCATTGGCGAGGTGGTCGAAACGCTACTCGAAGCGTTGGGCCTGGTTATTCTGGTAGTTTTCCTGTTCCTGCAAAGCTGGCGAGCTACGCTGATTACGCTGTTGGCTATTCCAGTGTCTATCGTCGGTACATTCGCCTTGTTTGTGCCGCTCGGGTTTACGATTAACACATTAACACTTTTTGCATTCGTACTGGCCATCGGTATTGTGGTGGATGATGCGATTGTGGTGGTGGAGGCCGTCCAGGTTAACATCGACAAAGGCATGACACCTAAAGAGGCTACCCGGGAAGCTATGCGCGAAATTTCGGCGCCGGTAATCGCCATTGCTCTGATTCTGGCCGCTGTATTCGTGCCGGTTGGATTCATTCCGGGCATTGTCGGCCGACTCTATCAGCAGTTTGCCATTACCATTGCCGTTTCTGTGTTGATTTCGGCATTCGTGGCCCTGTCACTTACCCCGGCTTTGTGTACGTTGCTCCTGCGCCCCATGCATATCGATGAGAAAGCAACGGGATTGAACAAGTTTTTCTATAAGTTCAATCAATGGTTCGAACGGGTTACCACTGCCTATTCGAATGGGGTCCAACGACTGATCAAAGCAACTCCGCTGGTCATCGTCGGGCTCATTGTGGTGTATGTTGGAACCGGATTGTTGTTCCGGGCGAAACCAACTGGGTTCATTCCGACGGAAGATGAAGGCCGTCTGATTGTTACATACGAAATTCCCGAAGCGGCTTCGACAACGCGTAGCCTTGAAGTACTCAACAAAGTGATGGGTATTTTGAAACAGCAACCGTATGTGGCTCACTTCGCGGCCCTGGGTGGCTTGAACGCCATCACCTTCGCATCCAAGTCGAATAGTGGTACGGTGTTCATGCAGTTGAAACCCTGGGAAGAACGCAAGGAACGGAATATGCAGGCCGACTCACTGGTTGTGAAGCTGCAAAAAGCATTGGCTGGTTTGAACGATGCCCGTCCACAGGTGCTGCAACCACCCGCTATTCCGGGTCTGGGTCAATCGTCCGGTTTTACCTTCGAGATTCAGCAGCGCGAATCCAACGACGATGTACGGGCGTTTGACAACGTGGTCCAGAATTTCCTGGTGGAGGCCAATAAGCGCCCCGAAATTTCCCGTGCCTTTACCTATTTTACCGCCAAATCACCGGCCTACCGGGTGGATGTCGATCGGGATAAATGCAAGAAGCTGGGGATTTCAGTTAGTTCGGTGTACACCACCATGCAGACGCTGCTGGGTAGCCAATACGTGAACGACTTTATTATTTACGGTCGGAAATTCCGGGTTGTGGCGCAGGCGGATACCATGTACCGGGCCGACATTAAAGCACTTAACCAATATTATGTTCGCAATGGGGCGGGTCAGTTGGTGCCTATCAGCACAGTGATCAAAACCAGCGTTATTGAGAATGCCCCACTGATCTCACACTTTAACCTGTTCCGTTCGGTGGAACTAAATGGGGGAGCCAAGCCGGGGTACAGTACCAGTCAGGCCAACGACGCCCTGCGCGAAGTGGCGGCTAAAGTGTTGCCCGCCGGGTATGCCTATGATTTCGGGGGCTTGAGCCGCGAAGAGATCAACGCCGGCAGCAGTTCTATTTATATATTCATGCTGTCGATTGGCTTCGTGTTCTTGTTTCTGGCGGCTTTATACGAAAGCTGGTCGGTGCCTTTTTCGGTCTTACTGTCAGTGCCGATTGGTGCTTTGGGGGCTATTACCGCACTGATTATTTTTCCGTACTTGACGAATAACGTTTATGCGCAGATTGGGTTAATTACCCTGATTGGTCTGGCGGCAAAAAATGCCATTCTGATCGTGGAGTTTGCTAAGGAGCGGGTCGATAAAGGTGAGGATTTGCTGGAGTCGACCATTGAAGCGGTTCGCCTGCGCTTGCGTCCGATTTTAATGACGTCGCTGGCGTTCATTTTGGGGGTATTCCCACTGGCACTAGCCACAGGAGCAGGGGGTGTTGCCCGGGCTACCATTGGCCGAACGGTGTTAGGCGGTATGCTGGCTGCGACTTCGCTGGCTATTTTCGTCGTACCAGTCCTGTACGTCGCCATCTCGAAACTTGCGTATGGCAAAAAAGGGCTTGAAAAATTGAAGGAGAACGCAAAGAAGGACGAAAAGCCCCAGGAGCCAGCCAGACCGGTTGCTCAGGCTGTACCTGCCAACGGCCAAAATCATGATTAA
- a CDS encoding efflux RND transporter periplasmic adaptor subunit, translating to MKLFNHLILLTGGVFLAACGGKKDDQQQAPPPPTAVSAVKAERGNATYYDLFPATITALVEVEIQPQVSGNITGIFFQDGQQVRKGQKLYTIDPQQYRAGYDQAVANLNVQKANLNRAQKDADRYNTLAQQDAVAKQLVDNANASLEATRMQVEAAQATIRQVGTNLKYTTIYAPLDGTIGISQVRLGAAVAPGSTPLNTISSDNPISADLQVDAAEIPRFVRLQNQKNVARDSTLLLVLPDGTTYKYPGSVRIVDRAVDPQTGTLRVRVAFPNPNKELKVGLNANVRVKNSTGQPQLLIPYQAVTEQMSEYFVYVVGDSSKVTQKKVTLGARINDKVIVKNGLNEGELVVTEGTQKVREGAKVRVTSSGQEGTAKGDSNNRQTAAK from the coding sequence ATGAAGCTTTTCAATCACCTGATTTTACTGACTGGAGGAGTGTTCCTGGCTGCCTGTGGCGGCAAAAAAGACGACCAGCAGCAGGCTCCTCCACCACCAACTGCTGTTTCTGCCGTGAAGGCAGAGCGGGGAAATGCTACCTACTACGATCTATTCCCAGCCACAATAACGGCTCTGGTCGAGGTAGAAATTCAGCCGCAGGTGTCTGGCAATATCACGGGTATTTTCTTTCAGGATGGGCAGCAGGTTCGTAAAGGGCAAAAGCTCTATACCATTGATCCACAGCAATACCGGGCTGGCTACGACCAGGCGGTGGCAAACCTCAATGTTCAGAAAGCGAACCTGAACCGGGCTCAGAAAGACGCCGATCGCTATAACACCCTAGCGCAGCAGGACGCGGTTGCCAAGCAATTGGTCGACAATGCCAATGCGTCGCTGGAGGCCACTCGAATGCAGGTTGAAGCGGCTCAGGCGACAATTCGGCAGGTCGGTACGAATTTGAAATACACCACAATTTACGCACCCCTTGACGGAACGATTGGTATCTCGCAGGTACGGCTTGGCGCGGCTGTAGCACCGGGGTCGACCCCTCTGAACACAATTTCTTCGGACAACCCGATTTCGGCTGACCTTCAGGTAGATGCCGCTGAAATACCACGTTTTGTGCGATTGCAAAATCAGAAGAACGTTGCTCGGGATTCGACGCTCCTGTTGGTGCTGCCTGATGGAACTACCTATAAATACCCCGGCTCCGTGCGCATTGTTGACCGCGCCGTTGACCCGCAAACGGGGACGTTACGCGTTCGGGTAGCTTTTCCTAATCCAAATAAGGAGTTGAAAGTAGGACTTAACGCCAATGTTCGGGTAAAAAATAGTACGGGCCAGCCTCAGTTGCTGATTCCATACCAGGCCGTAACCGAGCAGATGAGTGAATACTTCGTTTACGTGGTTGGCGATAGTAGTAAAGTGACCCAGAAGAAAGTAACGCTGGGAGCCCGCATCAACGATAAAGTGATTGTTAAGAATGGCCTGAACGAAGGAGAACTGGTGGTGACGGAAGGAACCCAGAAAGTACGTGAAGGCGCTAAAGTGCGGGTTACCTCTTCAGGTCAGGAAGGTACTGCGAAGGGCGACTCCAACAATCGACAAACAGCCGCAAAATAA
- a CDS encoding TolC family protein: MKNCWFILLLGVISACSGSVFAQKTADSLARQAYLPDCIQYALGHQPIVRQSVIDQEIAERTVQSALAAWYPQIAAGYNLIHNIKLPTTIFPDPTTGESVPRTIGAKNTSTASLSVTQSIFNRDVLLASRTADAYRAQASQNTVRNKIDVVVNVSKAFYDVILTQRQVDILSEDIVRLQRSLQDASNQYQGGIVDRTDPQRARIALNNSRAQQKQYRDLVGAKVQTLKQLMGYPPNGVLNLTYDTLQLANEVSLDTTLLANPQSRIEYQLLQTQGRLLAANVRYNRWAYLPSVSAFGNYNLLYQNNAFSQIYNTSFPNSAIGLSLALPIFQGGRRIQQTKIAELQVQRLNWDLAALTSAVDAEYAQALANYKGSLSNYLALRENQLLAEDVYRVINLQYRSGIKTYLDVTIAEADLRTARLNVFNALYQVLISKLDVQQALGIIQFQQ; this comes from the coding sequence ATGAAGAATTGTTGGTTTATTCTCCTTCTTGGAGTTATCAGCGCATGTTCGGGTTCGGTTTTCGCGCAAAAAACAGCAGACTCTTTAGCCAGACAGGCTTACCTGCCCGATTGTATTCAGTATGCTTTAGGCCATCAGCCTATTGTTCGCCAGTCAGTCATTGATCAGGAAATTGCCGAACGGACGGTTCAAAGTGCGCTGGCCGCCTGGTATCCGCAGATTGCCGCTGGGTACAACCTCATTCACAACATTAAGTTACCAACAACGATCTTTCCTGATCCAACTACCGGAGAGAGCGTTCCCCGAACGATTGGGGCAAAGAACACATCGACCGCTTCGTTGTCGGTAACGCAAAGTATTTTTAATCGGGATGTGTTGCTGGCCAGCCGAACTGCCGATGCGTACCGCGCACAGGCTTCCCAAAATACGGTCAGAAACAAGATCGACGTAGTTGTCAACGTCAGCAAAGCCTTTTATGATGTTATTCTGACGCAGCGGCAGGTGGATATACTAAGCGAGGACATTGTCCGGCTGCAACGGAGCCTTCAGGATGCGTCCAACCAGTATCAGGGCGGCATCGTTGACCGAACGGACCCGCAACGGGCGCGGATTGCGCTCAACAATTCCCGAGCCCAGCAAAAGCAATATCGGGATCTGGTAGGAGCAAAGGTGCAAACGTTGAAGCAACTCATGGGTTATCCACCCAATGGGGTACTCAACTTAACCTACGACACACTTCAACTGGCAAACGAGGTTAGTCTGGATACAACCCTGCTGGCCAATCCACAGAGTCGGATAGAATATCAACTACTGCAAACGCAGGGCCGCCTGCTGGCCGCTAACGTGCGCTACAACCGATGGGCTTATCTGCCATCCGTATCGGCTTTTGGTAATTATAATTTACTGTATCAGAATAATGCCTTCAGTCAGATTTACAATACATCGTTTCCAAACTCAGCCATTGGCTTATCGCTCGCACTACCCATTTTTCAGGGAGGACGACGAATTCAGCAGACTAAAATTGCCGAATTACAAGTTCAGCGGTTGAACTGGGACCTGGCCGCCCTGACCAGTGCTGTCGATGCTGAATATGCCCAGGCGCTGGCCAATTACAAGGGTAGTTTGTCTAACTATCTGGCGCTTCGGGAAAACCAACTGCTGGCTGAAGATGTGTATCGAGTGATTAACCTTCAGTACCGATCCGGCATAAAAACGTATCTGGATGTGACCATTGCCGAAGCCGATCTGAGAACTGCACGACTCAATGTATTCAATGCCTTGTATCAGGTGTTAATCAGTAAATTAGATGTTCAGCAGGCATTAGGCATTATTCAATTTCAACAATAG
- a CDS encoding glutamine--tRNA ligase/YqeY domain fusion protein produces MSEVTKDSDEYSAADRNNAGGSLNFIEQIVEDDLASGKNGGRVHTRFPPEPNGYLHIGHAKSICLNFGLADKYGGQTNLRFDDTNPVTEDTEYVDSIKNDVRWLGFNWENEFYASDYFDQIYQFAETLILKGLAYVDDSTAEEIAAQKGTPTEPGKSNQYRDRSVDENLDLFRRMKAGEYPDGAKVLRAKVDMASPNMQLRDPIIYRIKHAHHHRTGDTWCIYPMYDFAHGQSDAIEHITHSLCTLEFEVHRPLYEWFIDKLAIFPSRQIEFARLNLTYTVMSKRKLKLLVEEGHVTGWDDPRMPTIAGIRRRGYTPASLREFADRIGIAKRDNLIDVGLLEFCIREELNKTTHRVMAVLDEKPLKLVLTNYEVGREEIMRIENNPEDPASGERDVPFSREVYIERDDFMENPPKKFFRLFPGGMVRLKGAYIIKCDEVVKDNAGEIIELRCSYIPESRSGSDTSGINVKGTIHWVSVPHAVEAEVRLYDRLFSVENPAADDRDFKELLNPDSLTVVRAFVEPSLVESIRSGSPANVQFMRKGYFISDPDSTAERPVFNRTVTLKDAWAKELKKG; encoded by the coding sequence ATGAGTGAAGTAACCAAAGACTCCGACGAATACAGTGCGGCAGACCGCAACAACGCCGGAGGATCATTGAATTTTATTGAACAGATTGTTGAAGACGATTTAGCGTCGGGCAAGAACGGTGGCCGGGTACATACCCGTTTTCCGCCCGAGCCAAACGGCTATCTGCATATTGGCCACGCCAAGTCGATTTGCCTCAACTTCGGTTTGGCAGACAAATACGGCGGGCAGACAAACCTCCGTTTTGATGATACAAATCCCGTTACGGAAGATACCGAATACGTCGATTCTATCAAGAATGATGTCCGCTGGCTTGGTTTCAACTGGGAAAATGAATTTTATGCATCTGATTACTTCGACCAGATTTACCAGTTTGCTGAAACCCTAATTCTGAAAGGTTTAGCCTACGTCGATGATTCAACGGCCGAGGAAATAGCGGCTCAGAAAGGAACTCCTACCGAACCAGGCAAATCGAATCAGTACCGCGACCGGAGCGTCGATGAGAACCTCGATCTGTTCCGGCGCATGAAGGCGGGCGAATATCCTGATGGCGCGAAAGTGCTACGGGCAAAGGTCGATATGGCCTCGCCAAATATGCAGTTGCGCGACCCGATCATTTACCGCATTAAACACGCGCATCACCACCGTACGGGCGATACCTGGTGCATTTATCCCATGTATGATTTTGCCCACGGGCAGTCCGACGCCATTGAGCATATTACCCACTCGTTGTGTACACTGGAGTTTGAGGTACACCGGCCGTTGTATGAATGGTTTATCGATAAATTAGCCATTTTCCCTTCCCGCCAAATTGAGTTTGCCCGGCTGAACCTGACCTATACGGTCATGAGCAAACGTAAGTTGAAACTGTTGGTGGAAGAAGGACACGTGACTGGTTGGGACGACCCACGTATGCCAACCATTGCGGGCATTCGTCGGCGGGGCTATACACCGGCCAGCCTGCGTGAATTTGCTGACCGGATCGGCATTGCCAAACGGGACAACCTGATTGATGTTGGTTTGCTTGAATTCTGCATCCGTGAAGAACTCAACAAAACGACCCACCGGGTTATGGCTGTTCTGGACGAGAAGCCCCTTAAGCTCGTCCTGACCAACTACGAAGTTGGCCGTGAGGAAATCATGCGGATTGAAAACAATCCCGAAGATCCGGCATCGGGTGAGCGGGATGTGCCGTTTAGTCGGGAGGTGTATATCGAGCGGGATGATTTCATGGAGAACCCGCCCAAGAAGTTCTTCCGACTATTTCCTGGCGGTATGGTTCGGCTCAAAGGTGCCTACATTATTAAATGCGACGAGGTGGTGAAAGACAATGCGGGCGAGATTATTGAACTGCGTTGCTCTTACATTCCTGAAAGCCGGAGTGGATCCGATACGTCGGGTATCAACGTCAAAGGCACCATTCACTGGGTGTCGGTACCACACGCCGTAGAAGCCGAAGTCCGTCTGTATGACCGTCTGTTCTCCGTCGAGAACCCGGCCGCCGACGACCGGGATTTCAAAGAATTATTAAACCCAGATTCACTAACAGTCGTCCGTGCGTTTGTGGAGCCGTCGCTGGTTGAATCCATTCGGTCGGGTTCGCCAGCCAACGTGCAGTTTATGCGCAAAGGGTACTTCATCAGCGACCCTGATTCTACCGCCGAGCGGCCCGTTTTCAACCGGACCGTCACGCTGAAAGACGCCTGGGCGAAAGAGCTAAAGAAGGGTTAG
- a CDS encoding YybH family protein, with the protein MKKTLPPFLVISLISLLSPFYSLAQYGTESAADEKLIRALRLQSNEAIQARDLTGFGKTMRADIEVTRGSGPHVSGRDSVLASVSVQFRDKSFLGYVRMTDSVRVSTSAPLAAEQGHWVGRFQRPDGIQTLTGVYLAMWQKDSEGWRIRSELFVSLACSGSAACGK; encoded by the coding sequence ATGAAGAAAACCTTACCACCATTTTTGGTTATCAGCCTGATATCCCTACTGTCTCCCTTTTATTCACTGGCTCAGTACGGAACTGAATCGGCCGCCGATGAGAAGCTTATTCGTGCCCTCCGACTACAGTCGAATGAAGCCATACAGGCGCGTGACCTTACCGGATTTGGAAAGACAATGCGGGCGGATATTGAAGTAACCCGGGGAAGCGGTCCTCATGTATCGGGTCGAGATTCCGTGCTGGCATCGGTATCCGTCCAGTTCAGGGATAAGTCGTTTCTGGGTTATGTACGGATGACGGATAGCGTACGGGTCAGTACGTCGGCTCCATTGGCTGCTGAACAGGGTCATTGGGTTGGCCGTTTCCAGCGGCCCGACGGTATCCAAACCCTAACCGGCGTTTATCTGGCCATGTGGCAAAAAGACAGCGAAGGCTGGCGAATTCGTTCCGAGCTGTTCGTCAGCCTGGCCTGTTCGGGCAGTGCCGCCTGCGGAAAGTGA